A stretch of Vibrio maritimus DNA encodes these proteins:
- the zapG gene encoding Z-ring associated protein ZapG: MPWIYAIVGLLVGAILGIIISRLTTPQYKKQKTLQKDLESAKFALEQQRQELSDHFAQTAEMLDTLGKDYTKLYQHMAKTSTELMPNLPEQDNPFVKKIAEHNVETIDANAEIEHPPKDYVNGATGLLTEEKKEVVEAPEAVGQESVVQEPMTTAKAS, from the coding sequence ATGCCTTGGATATATGCCATTGTCGGCTTGCTAGTTGGTGCTATTCTCGGAATCATAATTTCCCGACTAACTACTCCACAATACAAGAAGCAAAAGACGCTACAAAAAGACCTTGAATCCGCAAAGTTTGCACTTGAGCAGCAACGTCAAGAACTCTCAGACCACTTCGCTCAAACCGCAGAGATGCTTGATACACTGGGTAAGGATTACACAAAACTGTATCAACACATGGCAAAGACCTCGACAGAGCTGATGCCTAACTTGCCAGAGCAAGACAATCCTTTCGTTAAGAAGATTGCCGAGCACAATGTGGAAACCATCGACGCTAATGCTGAGATTGAGCATCCACCGAAAGATTATGTAAACGGTGCAACTGGACTTCTTACCGAAGAAAAAAAAGAAGTCGTTGAAGCGCCCGAAGCTGTTGGACAAGAATCCGTTGTACAAGAACCCATGACAACAGCAAAAGCGTCTTAG
- the degS gene encoding outer membrane-stress sensor serine endopeptidase DegS has protein sequence MLNFLIRSVSMGLITALLVLLAVPSLRQNIIPNNLASQPEYDTTEQISFNQAVRKAAPAVVNIYSRQYKESDRTTLATQGLGSGVIVSDKGYIITNYHVVANADQIIVALQDGRVAAAQLVGKDQRTDIAVLRIEGGNLPVIPLNPSYSPKVGDVVLAIGNPYNLGQTTTFGIISATGRSSISAGGIQAFIQTDAAINQGNSGGALVNTRGELVGINTASFQQATDLETYGISFAIPYQLASKIMEKIIADGRVIRGYIGVDGQDINSVTARLLGNEHIGGIIVLGLDPEGPAAKAGIQVQDIILMIDGNKLNGRQGVLDLVTDLRPGTTVEAKLLRDGKEITLPITVGEDSRE, from the coding sequence ATGCTGAACTTTCTCATCCGCTCTGTATCTATGGGTCTCATTACAGCGCTACTCGTGCTACTTGCGGTTCCTTCCCTCAGACAAAACATCATACCGAATAATCTCGCTTCTCAACCTGAGTATGATACGACCGAACAGATCTCATTTAACCAAGCAGTCCGTAAAGCGGCCCCTGCCGTGGTCAATATCTACAGTCGTCAGTATAAAGAAAGTGACCGCACAACGCTCGCGACTCAAGGCTTGGGTTCAGGGGTTATTGTTAGCGACAAAGGGTACATCATTACCAACTATCACGTTGTCGCTAACGCAGACCAAATCATCGTCGCGCTGCAAGATGGACGCGTGGCAGCGGCCCAGCTAGTTGGTAAAGACCAGCGTACCGATATCGCTGTGTTGCGAATAGAAGGTGGCAACCTGCCTGTTATCCCGCTAAACCCGAGTTACTCACCTAAGGTAGGCGATGTAGTTCTCGCGATTGGTAACCCCTACAACCTGGGGCAAACAACCACATTTGGCATCATATCGGCAACAGGTCGCTCTTCGATTAGTGCAGGGGGCATTCAAGCCTTTATCCAGACTGATGCCGCGATCAACCAAGGCAACTCCGGTGGCGCTTTAGTTAATACACGTGGTGAACTGGTTGGCATCAATACCGCTTCATTCCAGCAAGCCACTGACCTTGAGACCTACGGCATTTCTTTCGCTATTCCCTATCAGCTCGCAAGCAAGATTATGGAAAAGATCATAGCGGATGGACGTGTGATTCGTGGTTACATTGGGGTTGATGGGCAAGACATTAATTCTGTGACGGCTCGCCTGCTAGGAAACGAGCATATCGGTGGCATTATCGTACTAGGCCTAGACCCCGAAGGACCTGCAGCAAAAGCGGGTATTCAAGTTCAGGATATTATCTTGATGATTGATGGCAATAAGCTTAACGGACGTCAAGGTGTGCTCGATTTGGTTACCGATTTAAGACCGGGTACCACAGTAGAAGCCAAGCTGCTTCGTGATGGTAAAGAGATTACCTTACCGATCACGGTAGGCGAAGACAGCCGAGAATAA
- the nudF gene encoding ADP-ribose diphosphatase: MRNALQSGDKYTPDDVDIVSKETVFKGFFEMVQFRFKHKRFEGGWSSVIDREMFVRGEAAAMLPYDPVRDQVVLIEQIRVGALEHESPWQMEIVAGIVDKKESIEELVCREAVEEAGVDVKNLVPITRYYPSSGGCNERISVFVGQVDATQASGVHGLESEGEDIRVSVVSREQAYQMIESGEIENGASIIALQWLQLNYQKLKQQW, encoded by the coding sequence ATGAGAAACGCACTACAGTCTGGTGATAAGTATACGCCCGATGATGTCGACATTGTGTCAAAAGAGACCGTTTTTAAAGGCTTTTTTGAAATGGTGCAGTTTCGCTTCAAGCATAAACGTTTTGAAGGCGGCTGGAGTTCAGTGATTGACAGAGAAATGTTTGTTCGCGGTGAAGCCGCAGCAATGCTCCCTTACGACCCCGTTCGTGACCAAGTGGTCCTAATCGAACAGATTCGGGTTGGGGCTCTAGAACATGAAAGCCCATGGCAGATGGAAATTGTTGCCGGTATTGTCGATAAGAAAGAGAGTATTGAAGAGCTCGTTTGTCGAGAAGCGGTCGAAGAGGCGGGTGTCGATGTAAAGAATCTCGTGCCGATCACGCGATACTACCCTTCTTCGGGTGGGTGCAATGAGAGAATTTCGGTTTTCGTCGGCCAGGTTGATGCGACTCAAGCGTCTGGCGTCCATGGTTTAGAGAGTGAGGGGGAAGATATTCGTGTCAGTGTCGTATCTCGAGAGCAAGCCTATCAAATGATAGAGAGCGGCGAGATTGAAAACGGTGCGTCCATCATCGCTCTACAATGGTTACAACTAAACTATCAAAAGCTAAAACAGCAATGGTAG
- a CDS encoding Do family serine endopeptidase, with the protein MKKPVLALTVLSLSLSAIIAPLPATAALPLSVNGEQLPSLAPMLEKVTPAVVSIAVEGTQVSRQQLPEQFRFFFGPDFPTEQLQERPFRGLGSGVVVDADKGYIVTNYHVINGAEEIRIKLGDGREFDAELVGGDEMSDVALLKVDGAKNLTEIKVADSDELRVGDFTVAIGNPFGLGQTVTSGIVSALGRSGLNLENFENFIQTDAAINSGNSGGALVNLNGELIGINTAILGPNGGNVGIGFAIPSNMMKNLTDQIIEFGEVKRGMLGVQGGEVTSELAEALGYNSSKGAFVSQVIPDSAADKAGLEAGDIIVSVNGKKISTFSELRAKVATLGAGKTVTLGIVRDGKEKSYDVTLSEAAKTITKADKLHEGLTGAEFANTDSSDPVEGVKVKSVEEGSAAAQYELQQGDIIIGVNRARVKNVGELRKILEKKPGVLALNIQRGDRTIYLVVR; encoded by the coding sequence ATGAAAAAACCAGTACTTGCATTAACTGTCCTTTCGTTAAGTCTGAGTGCAATCATCGCCCCACTACCTGCAACCGCTGCATTACCGCTGTCCGTAAACGGCGAACAGCTCCCTAGTCTAGCCCCTATGCTGGAAAAGGTGACACCCGCTGTCGTCAGTATTGCAGTGGAGGGTACACAAGTTTCTCGACAGCAATTGCCAGAGCAGTTTCGCTTCTTCTTCGGCCCTGACTTCCCAACCGAACAGCTTCAAGAGCGACCGTTTAGAGGTCTCGGCTCTGGTGTCGTTGTCGATGCGGACAAAGGCTATATTGTCACTAACTACCACGTGATTAATGGTGCGGAAGAGATTCGTATCAAACTTGGCGATGGACGTGAGTTCGATGCTGAGCTGGTTGGCGGCGATGAAATGTCAGACGTCGCGCTGCTAAAGGTCGATGGTGCCAAGAACCTCACCGAAATTAAGGTCGCGGACTCAGACGAACTTCGCGTCGGTGACTTTACCGTTGCAATCGGTAACCCATTTGGACTCGGTCAAACAGTTACCTCAGGTATCGTTTCAGCCCTTGGGCGCAGCGGGCTCAACCTAGAAAACTTTGAAAACTTCATTCAAACAGATGCTGCGATCAACAGTGGTAACTCTGGTGGCGCGTTGGTGAACCTTAATGGTGAGCTCATCGGCATCAACACTGCGATTCTCGGTCCTAACGGTGGAAACGTGGGGATTGGCTTTGCGATTCCATCTAATATGATGAAAAACCTCACAGACCAGATCATTGAGTTTGGCGAAGTGAAACGCGGCATGTTAGGTGTACAAGGCGGAGAAGTCACCTCTGAGCTCGCGGAGGCGCTGGGTTACAACTCGAGTAAAGGTGCATTCGTTAGCCAAGTCATTCCTGATAGCGCTGCGGACAAAGCGGGCCTTGAAGCCGGTGACATCATTGTCTCTGTTAACGGTAAGAAAATCTCTACGTTTAGCGAGCTTAGAGCAAAAGTCGCCACCTTGGGTGCTGGCAAAACCGTGACGCTAGGTATCGTTCGCGACGGCAAAGAGAAGTCCTACGATGTGACATTATCAGAGGCAGCGAAAACCATCACCAAAGCCGACAAACTTCACGAAGGCTTAACGGGTGCAGAGTTTGCTAACACCGACAGCAGCGATCCAGTTGAAGGCGTCAAAGTGAAATCTGTCGAGGAAGGCTCAGCGGCGGCTCAATATGAGTTGCAACAAGGTGACATTATCATCGGTGTTAACCGCGCTCGAGTGAAAAACGTGGGTGAACTGCGTAAGATCCTAGAGAAGAAACCTGGTGTACTTGCTCTAAACATACAGCGTGGTGACAGAACCATTTACCTCGTTGTACGTTAA
- the parE gene encoding DNA topoisomerase IV subunit B — MTEQYNAGAIEVLNGLEPVRRRPGMYTDTARPNHLGQEVIDNSVDEALAGHASKVQVILHADQSLEVIDDGRGMPVDIHPEEKISGVELIFCKLHAGGKFSNKNYQFSGGLHGVGISVVNALSKRVEVAVRRDGQVYEMAFENGNKVQELTVTGTCGRRNRGTSVHFWPDASYFDSANFSVTRLVNNLRAKAVLCPGLEITFSDKVNGKDYKWYYEDGLKDYLAEGVKGYAVLPEAPFTGEFSAETEAATWAVIWQPEGGEMITESYVNLIPTAQGGTHVNGLRQGLLDAMREFCEFRNLLPRGVKLTGDDVFERCSYVLSIKMQDPQFAGQTKERLSSRQCAAFVSGVVKDAFSLWLNEKPQLAEQLAEVCIANAHRRMRASKKVVRKKVASGPALPGKLTDCSQQDLNRTEIFFVEGDSAGGSAKQARDREFQAVMPLRGKILNTWEVSADQVLASQEVHDISVALGIDPDTENLDGLRYGKVCILADADSDGLHIATLLCALFTKHFRSLVAAGHVYVAMPPLYRIDCGKEVFYALDDDEKDGILERLSKKKAKINVQRFKGLGEMNPLQLRETTMDPNTRRLVQLTIDDDEATNEMMDMLLGKKRADDRRSWLQNNGDMAEV, encoded by the coding sequence ATGACAGAACAATATAATGCTGGAGCCATTGAGGTTCTCAATGGTCTTGAGCCAGTACGTCGCCGACCAGGGATGTATACGGATACAGCGCGCCCAAACCATTTGGGCCAAGAAGTTATCGATAACAGTGTCGATGAAGCGCTAGCCGGACATGCCTCTAAGGTACAAGTCATTCTGCATGCCGACCAATCGTTAGAAGTTATCGATGATGGTCGTGGTATGCCCGTCGATATTCACCCTGAAGAAAAGATCTCGGGTGTTGAACTGATTTTCTGTAAGTTGCACGCTGGTGGTAAGTTCTCGAACAAGAACTATCAATTCTCGGGCGGTTTGCACGGTGTTGGTATCTCTGTAGTAAACGCATTGTCCAAGCGCGTTGAAGTTGCCGTACGTCGTGACGGGCAAGTGTATGAGATGGCGTTCGAGAACGGTAATAAGGTTCAAGAGCTGACGGTCACTGGCACTTGTGGTCGACGTAATCGCGGCACCAGTGTTCACTTCTGGCCAGATGCAAGCTACTTCGATTCTGCTAACTTCTCTGTTACTCGACTGGTTAACAATCTCAGAGCGAAAGCGGTTCTTTGTCCTGGATTAGAAATCACCTTCAGCGACAAAGTGAACGGTAAAGACTACAAGTGGTATTACGAAGATGGTCTAAAAGACTATCTAGCGGAAGGCGTCAAAGGTTATGCCGTACTGCCTGAAGCACCGTTTACCGGTGAATTCTCAGCGGAAACCGAAGCGGCAACTTGGGCGGTCATTTGGCAGCCTGAAGGTGGTGAGATGATCACCGAAAGCTACGTAAACTTGATCCCGACTGCTCAGGGTGGTACCCACGTAAATGGTCTGCGTCAGGGCTTGCTTGATGCGATGCGTGAGTTTTGTGAGTTCCGTAACTTACTGCCTCGTGGCGTTAAGCTTACCGGTGATGATGTTTTTGAGCGTTGCTCGTATGTCTTGTCTATCAAGATGCAAGATCCGCAGTTCGCGGGTCAAACCAAAGAGCGCCTCTCGTCGCGCCAATGCGCAGCGTTTGTCTCTGGTGTGGTTAAAGATGCGTTCAGCCTGTGGCTAAACGAAAAACCTCAACTTGCAGAGCAGCTTGCTGAAGTCTGTATTGCTAATGCCCACCGCCGTATGCGTGCCAGCAAAAAGGTGGTTCGTAAGAAGGTCGCTTCAGGTCCTGCACTGCCAGGTAAGCTGACCGATTGTTCACAGCAAGATCTTAACCGCACCGAAATCTTCTTCGTGGAGGGTGACTCGGCGGGTGGTAGTGCCAAACAGGCACGTGATCGTGAGTTCCAAGCGGTGATGCCACTGCGCGGTAAAATCCTTAATACCTGGGAAGTCTCGGCTGACCAAGTGCTCGCATCACAAGAAGTGCATGATATCTCCGTGGCGCTTGGCATCGACCCTGATACCGAAAACCTTGACGGTCTTCGCTACGGTAAAGTCTGTATCCTTGCCGATGCGGACTCGGATGGTCTGCATATTGCCACGCTACTCTGTGCCCTATTTACTAAGCACTTCCGCTCTCTGGTTGCAGCTGGTCACGTCTATGTGGCAATGCCGCCTTTGTATCGAATCGACTGTGGTAAAGAGGTGTTTTACGCCCTCGATGATGACGAGAAGGATGGCATTTTAGAGCGCCTTAGTAAGAAGAAAGCGAAGATCAACGTTCAGCGATTCAAAGGTCTAGGTGAGATGAACCCGCTTCAACTGCGCGAAACCACGATGGACCCGAATACACGCCGTTTGGTGCAACTGACCATTGATGATGACGAAGCTACCAATGAAATGATGGATATGCTGCTTGGTAAAAAGCGTGCGGACGATCGTCGTAGCTGGCTACAAAACAACGGTGACATGGCTGAGGTATAA
- the yqiA gene encoding esterase YqiA, with translation MSTKKPLLLYIHGFNSSPQSFKAQVMMDYCREHRPDIKVVVPQMPCFPQQAAEYLQQLIETYQSEFQIALVGSSLGGYLSTWLNNLYGFKAVLINPAVKPYELLLDYLGEQQNPYTHERYFLEAKHIDELKALEVNELTSPQDFWLLQQEGDEVLDYRQAVSKYRESKQTVEENGDHSFVGFERFPEQIICFLSL, from the coding sequence ATGAGTACCAAAAAGCCACTACTACTTTATATTCATGGTTTTAACAGCTCGCCACAGTCATTCAAGGCGCAAGTCATGATGGACTATTGCCGCGAACATCGACCAGACATTAAAGTAGTGGTGCCGCAAATGCCATGCTTTCCCCAGCAAGCGGCGGAGTATCTGCAGCAACTGATCGAAACGTATCAAAGCGAGTTCCAAATTGCGCTTGTGGGCAGCTCTTTAGGTGGCTACCTTTCGACTTGGCTAAATAATCTATATGGGTTTAAAGCGGTGTTGATTAACCCAGCCGTAAAGCCTTATGAACTGTTGTTGGATTACCTTGGTGAGCAGCAGAACCCCTATACACATGAACGTTACTTTCTAGAAGCCAAGCATATTGATGAACTCAAAGCGCTAGAGGTGAATGAGCTAACTTCGCCACAGGATTTTTGGCTACTGCAGCAAGAGGGTGACGAGGTGCTAGATTATCGCCAGGCGGTGAGTAAGTATCGTGAAAGTAAGCAAACTGTTGAAGAAAATGGCGATCATAGCTTTGTGGGCTTCGAGCGATTCCCTGAACAGATAATCTGCTTCTTATCCCTGTAA
- the cpdA gene encoding 3',5'-cyclic-AMP phosphodiesterase, translating into MKTTPSDESQLSSVRLLQLTDTHLFAPHDGCLLSVNTQDSFHAVVAEVIQQGTQFEALLATGDISQDHTEASYQKFVAGIEPLGLPCYWLPGNHDYKPCMNSVVSTPLIQDVTHALLGEHWQVLLLDSQVVGVPHGRLSDSQLDFLERKLTEHANRHTLVLLHHHPLLVNSAWLDQHSLKDAHEFWQVVDKHDNVRAVLCGHIHQEMDVIREGVRVLATPSTCVQFKPNSNEFALDTRAPGWRELELCSDGTVNTEVKRLPHGSFRPDFNAEGY; encoded by the coding sequence TTGAAGACAACACCCAGTGATGAATCTCAGTTAAGTAGCGTTAGGTTGCTGCAATTAACGGACACGCATCTGTTTGCGCCTCATGATGGTTGCTTGCTGAGTGTTAATACCCAAGACAGTTTTCATGCCGTTGTGGCCGAGGTGATTCAACAAGGAACTCAGTTTGAAGCGCTGCTCGCCACCGGTGATATTTCTCAAGACCATACCGAAGCGTCATACCAAAAGTTTGTCGCGGGTATAGAGCCTTTGGGATTGCCTTGCTATTGGCTACCAGGCAACCATGATTACAAACCGTGTATGAACAGTGTAGTAAGCACACCGCTCATTCAGGATGTCACTCATGCGCTTTTAGGAGAGCATTGGCAGGTTTTATTGTTGGACTCTCAAGTAGTCGGTGTCCCACATGGTCGACTTAGTGACAGTCAGTTGGATTTCTTGGAGCGTAAGCTAACAGAGCATGCCAACCGACACACCTTGGTCCTACTGCATCATCATCCGCTGTTAGTAAACAGTGCGTGGCTCGATCAGCACTCTTTGAAAGATGCGCACGAGTTTTGGCAGGTAGTGGATAAGCATGACAATGTGCGTGCTGTATTGTGTGGTCACATCCATCAGGAAATGGATGTGATTCGCGAGGGCGTTCGAGTGCTTGCAACCCCTTCGACCTGTGTGCAGTTTAAACCTAACTCGAATGAGTTTGCGCTTGATACCCGTGCACCAGGTTGGCGTGAACTCGAGCTTTGCTCAGATGGTACGGTGAATACAGAGGTCAAACGCTTACCACATGGTTCATTCCGTCCTGATTTTAATGCGGAAGGCTACTAA
- a CDS encoding DUF1249 family protein, giving the protein MARVVDTNSYHVDLAELMRIYETNYAKLNRLIPTAPEVGDVRCYQAGSLTYQLEVREVTKYTTLVEIFQDDELPVFPLPKMTVRLYHDAKVAEVCDCENASRVQARYDYPNAKMHQKDEKFQFNQFLSDWLTFCLKNGISRAPIMYRS; this is encoded by the coding sequence ATGGCTCGTGTTGTCGATACTAATTCGTATCATGTTGATCTAGCAGAGCTAATGCGCATATATGAGACGAACTATGCAAAGCTGAATCGTCTAATTCCAACCGCTCCAGAAGTCGGGGATGTGCGCTGTTATCAAGCGGGATCGCTCACCTATCAGTTAGAGGTGAGAGAAGTGACGAAGTACACAACATTGGTTGAAATTTTCCAAGATGATGAGCTTCCTGTTTTTCCTTTGCCTAAAATGACCGTGAGGCTTTATCACGATGCGAAGGTTGCAGAAGTCTGTGATTGCGAAAACGCTTCTCGAGTTCAAGCACGATACGATTATCCCAATGCAAAAATGCATCAGAAGGATGAAAAGTTTCAGTTTAATCAGTTTTTGAGTGATTGGCTGACGTTTTGCTTAAAAAATGGCATTAGTCGAGCTCCGATTATGTATCGTAGCTAA
- the parC gene encoding DNA topoisomerase IV subunit A, which translates to MSTEMSFDGVEQLPLRKFTEDAYLNYSMYVIMDRALPYIGDGLKPVQRRIIYAMSELGLSASAKYKKSARTVGDVLGKYHPHGDSACYEAMVLMAQPFSYRYPLVDGQGNWGAPDDPKSFAAMRYTEAKLSKFAEVLLGELGQGTVEWQPNFDGTMKEPKILPARLPHILLNGITGIAVGMATDIPPHNVREIANATIHLIDKPKSELAEVMEFVKGPDYPTEAEIISPQADLEKIYRTGRGSVKMRAVWHKEGAEIVITALPHQVSGAKLLEQIANQMRAKKLPMVDDLRDESDHENPTRIVVVPRSNRIDCDQLMNHLFASTDLEKNFRVNLNMIGLDNRPQVKGLLQILTEWIEYRRETVRKRLQYRLDKILARLHILEGLLVAYLNLDEVIEIIRTEDEPKAVLMSRFGITDIQADAILDTKLRHLAKLEEMKIRGEQEELEKEREKLEKLLGSERRMNTLLKKEIQADAEKYGDDRRSPIVERAEAKAMTERDLVPSEPITVVLSEKGWIRHAKGHDVDASGLNYKAGDKYLASARGKSNQPAVFLGSDGRSYSLESHSLPSARSQGEPITGRLNINAGSSIRQVVMGEESQLWLVGSDAGYGFVCKGSDLLSKNRSGKALVTLPQAAEVMTPAMVGDLESDEILAITNQGRMLLFPIKDLPQLGKGKGNKIINIPSAKAKAREEFVSHLMALPQGTSITLYAGKRKLGLKPSDLDNFRGERGRRGGLLPRGLQRVTRIEVESNDAQETPTEE; encoded by the coding sequence ATGTCGACTGAAATGTCTTTTGATGGCGTAGAACAGCTGCCTCTGCGAAAGTTCACTGAAGACGCCTATCTGAATTACTCAATGTACGTGATTATGGATCGTGCATTGCCTTATATTGGCGATGGTCTAAAGCCTGTTCAGCGCCGCATTATCTATGCGATGTCTGAGCTTGGTCTCTCGGCATCGGCGAAATACAAAAAATCAGCTCGTACGGTTGGTGACGTTCTAGGTAAATATCACCCACACGGTGACTCAGCCTGTTATGAAGCCATGGTATTAATGGCTCAGCCATTCTCTTACCGTTATCCGCTGGTGGATGGTCAAGGTAACTGGGGTGCGCCGGATGATCCGAAATCGTTCGCTGCGATGCGTTATACCGAAGCAAAACTGTCTAAGTTTGCTGAAGTACTGTTAGGTGAGTTAGGTCAAGGCACGGTCGAGTGGCAGCCAAACTTCGACGGCACCATGAAAGAGCCGAAGATCCTACCTGCACGATTGCCGCATATCTTGCTGAATGGCATCACCGGTATCGCCGTTGGTATGGCAACAGATATTCCGCCGCACAACGTTCGTGAAATTGCCAACGCAACGATCCATCTTATCGATAAGCCAAAATCTGAGCTTGCCGAGGTCATGGAGTTTGTGAAAGGACCTGACTATCCAACGGAAGCTGAAATCATCTCACCGCAAGCCGATTTAGAGAAAATCTATCGTACGGGTCGTGGTAGCGTGAAGATGCGTGCTGTTTGGCATAAAGAAGGTGCAGAGATTGTCATTACTGCGCTGCCGCATCAGGTATCTGGCGCGAAGCTTCTGGAGCAAATCGCGAACCAGATGCGTGCGAAGAAACTGCCAATGGTGGACGATCTTCGTGATGAGTCGGATCATGAGAACCCGACGCGTATCGTCGTGGTACCGCGCTCAAACCGTATCGATTGTGATCAGTTAATGAACCACTTGTTCGCATCGACGGATCTTGAGAAAAACTTCCGTGTAAACCTCAATATGATCGGTCTTGATAATCGCCCACAAGTGAAAGGTCTGCTGCAGATCTTAACGGAGTGGATCGAGTACCGCCGTGAGACAGTGCGTAAGCGTCTTCAGTATCGTCTAGATAAGATCCTTGCTCGCCTGCACATCCTGGAAGGTTTGTTGGTTGCTTACCTAAACCTAGATGAAGTGATTGAAATAATCCGTACTGAGGATGAACCAAAAGCGGTGCTGATGTCGCGCTTTGGTATCACGGACATTCAAGCGGATGCGATCTTAGATACCAAGCTTCGTCACCTGGCTAAGCTGGAAGAAATGAAGATCCGTGGTGAGCAGGAAGAGCTTGAGAAAGAGCGCGAGAAGCTAGAGAAGCTGCTTGGCTCTGAGCGTCGTATGAACACGCTACTTAAGAAAGAAATTCAAGCGGACGCTGAAAAATACGGTGATGACCGTCGCTCTCCAATCGTTGAGCGTGCAGAAGCGAAAGCAATGACTGAGCGTGATCTTGTTCCGAGTGAGCCAATCACAGTTGTGTTGTCTGAAAAAGGCTGGATTCGCCACGCTAAAGGCCATGATGTCGATGCGAGTGGCCTCAACTATAAAGCGGGTGATAAGTACCTTGCCTCAGCCCGAGGTAAGAGTAATCAGCCAGCGGTCTTCCTCGGAAGCGATGGCCGAAGCTACTCGCTCGAGTCACACTCTCTACCGTCAGCACGTAGCCAAGGTGAACCAATTACAGGTCGACTAAACATTAATGCGGGCTCAAGTATTCGTCAGGTCGTGATGGGTGAAGAGAGCCAGCTTTGGTTGGTCGGCTCAGACGCGGGCTACGGTTTTGTTTGTAAAGGCAGTGACTTACTGTCAAAAAACCGCAGTGGTAAAGCGTTAGTGACGTTGCCTCAAGCGGCGGAAGTAATGACACCTGCAATGGTTGGCGATCTTGAGTCCGATGAGATTCTGGCGATTACTAACCAAGGTCGAATGCTGCTGTTCCCGATTAAAGACTTGCCTCAGCTTGGTAAGGGTAAGGGTAACAAGATCATCAATATTCCGTCGGCGAAGGCTAAGGCGCGCGAAGAGTTTGTTTCGCATCTGATGGCGCTGCCTCAAGGTACATCAATCACCTTGTATGCCGGTAAGCGTAAGTTAGGGTTGAAACCAAGTGACCTAGACAACTTCCGAGGCGAACGCGGTCGTCGTGGCGGCTTGCTACCAAGGGGTCTTCAGCGCGTGACTCGTATCGAAGTTGAAAGCAATGACGCACAAGAGACGCCGACTGAAGAATAA
- the zapE gene encoding cell division protein ZapE, with the protein MTPIERYEHDIKMNGFQADPAQRAAVEALDRLHHQFNDYLQFEAPALSMMQKLLGKKPEEATPPQGLYFWGGVGRGKTYLMDAFFDSLPTSKKMRVHFHRFMYRVHDELKQLGDVENPLEKVADRFEAEAKIICFDEFFVSDITDAMILATLLQALFKRGVVLVATSNIPPEDLYRNGLQRARFMPAITLIQSQCVVLNVDSGIDYRLRTLEQAEIYHFPLDEAANQNLERYFNQLVVDDRVHEASIDINHRDIEVFAAADDVLFASFAQLCQTMRSQNDYIEMSRIYHTVLLADVKQMDAKLDDAARRFIALVDEFYERRVKLIISAEVPLEELYTQGQLEFEFKRCISRLTEMQSHDYLASEHLP; encoded by the coding sequence ATGACGCCCATAGAAAGATACGAACATGATATAAAAATGAATGGTTTTCAAGCAGACCCAGCCCAGCGGGCTGCTGTGGAAGCCTTAGATAGGCTGCATCATCAGTTTAACGATTACTTACAGTTTGAAGCGCCTGCGCTATCAATGATGCAAAAACTGCTAGGTAAGAAGCCTGAAGAAGCGACGCCACCGCAAGGTCTCTATTTTTGGGGAGGAGTAGGGCGCGGTAAAACCTACTTGATGGATGCGTTTTTCGATAGCTTACCGACTTCGAAAAAGATGCGTGTCCACTTTCACCGCTTTATGTATCGAGTTCACGATGAACTCAAACAGCTTGGTGATGTGGAAAACCCACTTGAGAAAGTTGCCGATAGGTTTGAAGCAGAAGCGAAGATTATCTGTTTTGATGAGTTTTTTGTTTCGGACATAACGGACGCCATGATCTTAGCGACGTTGTTACAAGCACTCTTTAAGCGTGGTGTTGTACTGGTCGCTACCTCTAACATCCCTCCTGAAGACCTGTATCGTAATGGCCTGCAGCGCGCTCGATTCATGCCTGCAATTACCCTTATTCAGAGTCAATGTGTGGTGCTGAATGTAGATAGTGGTATCGATTATCGGCTTCGAACCCTGGAACAGGCCGAAATCTACCATTTCCCATTAGATGAAGCCGCAAACCAAAACCTAGAGCGTTACTTCAATCAACTGGTGGTGGACGATCGCGTTCACGAAGCAAGTATTGATATCAATCATCGCGATATTGAAGTCTTTGCCGCTGCCGATGACGTCTTATTTGCTAGTTTCGCGCAGCTTTGCCAGACCATGCGCAGTCAAAATGACTACATTGAGATGTCTCGAATCTACCACACAGTGCTGTTAGCCGATGTTAAGCAGATGGATGCTAAACTGGATGATGCTGCGAGGCGGTTTATTGCCTTAGTGGATGAATTCTATGAAAGACGGGTAAAACTGATTATTTCTGCAGAGGTACCACTGGAAGAGCTGTACACCCAAGGTCAGTTGGAGTTTGAGTTCAAGCGCTGTATCTCGCGTCTTACAGAGATGCAAAGCCATGACTATTTAGCTTCAGAGCATCTACCTTGA